One genomic region from Balaenoptera acutorostrata chromosome 1, mBalAcu1.1, whole genome shotgun sequence encodes:
- the MPZ gene encoding LOW QUALITY PROTEIN: myelin protein P0 (The sequence of the model RefSeq protein was modified relative to this genomic sequence to represent the inferred CDS: substituted 1 base at 1 genomic stop codon), which translates to MAPGAPSSSPSPILAALLFSSLVLSPAQAIVVYTDKEVHGAVGSQVTLHCSFWSSEWVSDDISFTWRYQPEGGRDAISIFHYAKGQPYIDEVGTFKERIQWVGDPLWKDGSIVIHNLDYSDNGTFTCDVKNPPDIVGKTSQVTLYVFEKVPTRYGVVLGAVIGGVLGGVLLLLLLFYLIRYCWLRRQAALQRRLSAMEKGKLHKSVKDSSKRGRQTPVLYAMLDHSRSTKAASEKKTKGLGESRKDKKXRLAGRAGGKGSGAEASKGSQMVVIEMELRKDEQSSELRPAVKSPSRTSLKNALKNMMGLDSEK; encoded by the exons ATGGCTCCTGGGGCTCCCTCTTCCAGCCCCAGTCCTATCCTGGCTGCGCTACTCTTCTCCTCTTTGG TGctctccccagcccaggccaTTGTGGTTTACACGGACAAGGAGGTCCACGGTGCTGTGGGCTCCCAGGTGACCCTGCACTGCTCCTTCTGGTCCAGTGAGTGGGTCTCAGATGACATCTCCTTCACCTGGCGCTACCAGCCAGAAGGAGGCCGCGATGCCATCTCG ATCTTCCACTATGCCAAGGGACAACCCTACATCGATGAGGTGGGGACCTTCAAAGAGCGCATTCAGTGGGTAGGGGACCCTCTCTGGAAGGATGGCTCCATTGTCATACACAACCTGGACTATAGTGACAACGGCACTTTCACCTGTGACgtcaaaaacccaccagacataGTGGGCAAGACCTCTCAGGTCACGCTCTATGTCTTTGAAAAAG TGCCTACTAGGTACGGGGTGGTGCTGGGAGCCGTGATCGGGGGTGTTTTGGGGGGTGTtctattgctgctgctgcttttctaCCTGATTCGGTACTGCTGGCTACGCAGGCAGGCGGCCCTGCAGAGGAGACTCAG TGCCATGGAGAAGGGGAAATTGCACAAGTCTGTGAAGGACTCGTCGAAGCGCGGCCGGCAG ACGCCAGTGCTGTATGCCATGCTGGACCACAGCAGAAGCACCAAAGCTGCCAGTGAGAAGAAGACTAAAGGGTTGGGGGAGTCTCGCAAGGATAAGAAATAGCGGTTAGCGGGCCGGGCGGGGGGTAAGGGGTCAGGGGCGGAGGCTTCCAAAGGCTCTCAGATGGTGGTCATAGAGATGGAGCTACGAAAGGATGAGCAGAGCTCGGAGCTCCGGCCTGCTGTCAAGTCCCCCAGCAGAACCAGCCTCAAGAACGCCCTCAAGAACATGATGGGCCTGGACTCAGAAAAGTGa